One window from the genome of Kaistella carnis encodes:
- a CDS encoding M1 family aminopeptidase has product MKKLYVLPFLLFFMHTFAQNEEAQRKSMMKSESSQYSKMLNYNVNPNTLNYDLKYQRLELSLDPAQYYVSGTVTNHFIPNATMSSIYFDLSHLLTVSEVKYHGTNLSFTQLSTKELKIDFITPIAAATLDSLSIKYAGVPDSSGSAGDAFTISTQGGTPVLYTLSEPYGAQEWFPTKQSMNDKIEKVDIKITSPAQYNVASNGKLLSETALPNNKKLTFWQTNYPIPAYLIALGITNYTKFNDTMGTPPFPFVNYVYPSTANNSSTMATINWTKDIINVYEQYFGAYPYRNEKYGHMQFGWGGGMEHATMSSMGGFGKGIIAHELAHQWFGDKVTCGAWNDIWLSEGFATFGEHLANEKLIMSNSEFMNYLSSEMNYITSSSGGSVYVSDSNLGNINAIFDSRLSYSKGGYVLRMMKWILGEEAFYQAIKDYHNRPNLAYNYVVTNDLKNSILQSTGKDLTEFFNDWIYGQGYPTYKIKWNQTADKVIRFNVEQTQSHSSVNFFELPLPIKVTGTGGETAFLVLDNTTNNQNFSNALNFNVASVQFNYEKQIVTRNSTVINDTGILGVDDITKNELRIYPNPVKNELYVSGTTKDQPYQIISIEGRLVKSGVLASKQSLQLNDLPKGVYILKIEDRNLKFIKE; this is encoded by the coding sequence ATGAAAAAACTTTATGTACTTCCTTTCTTGCTCTTTTTCATGCACACTTTTGCACAAAATGAAGAGGCTCAAAGAAAAAGTATGATGAAAAGCGAAAGCAGTCAGTATTCCAAAATGCTTAATTACAATGTGAATCCAAACACATTAAATTACGACCTTAAATATCAGCGTTTAGAGCTTAGTCTGGATCCAGCACAATATTATGTAAGTGGTACAGTCACTAATCACTTTATCCCGAATGCCACCATGTCGAGTATATATTTCGACCTGTCTCATTTGCTTACGGTTTCTGAAGTGAAATATCACGGAACAAATTTATCGTTCACTCAACTGTCAACAAAAGAACTTAAAATTGATTTCATTACGCCGATTGCAGCTGCAACCTTGGATTCTTTGTCGATAAAATATGCTGGAGTTCCTGATTCTTCCGGAAGTGCGGGCGACGCATTTACCATTTCTACACAGGGAGGAACGCCTGTCCTTTATACCCTTTCTGAGCCTTATGGTGCACAAGAGTGGTTTCCTACCAAACAAAGCATGAATGATAAGATTGAGAAAGTAGATATTAAAATCACATCACCCGCGCAATATAATGTTGCCTCAAACGGTAAACTTTTATCAGAGACTGCTCTGCCTAACAATAAGAAATTGACTTTCTGGCAAACAAATTATCCAATCCCTGCCTATTTAATTGCTTTGGGGATTACAAATTACACGAAGTTTAACGACACCATGGGAACACCACCTTTTCCCTTTGTAAATTATGTGTATCCTTCCACCGCCAACAATTCATCTACGATGGCTACGATCAACTGGACCAAAGATATTATCAATGTTTATGAGCAGTATTTTGGTGCATACCCTTACAGGAATGAAAAATACGGTCACATGCAGTTCGGCTGGGGTGGCGGAATGGAACATGCAACAATGTCTTCTATGGGTGGTTTTGGTAAAGGAATAATTGCACATGAATTAGCCCACCAATGGTTTGGAGATAAAGTAACGTGTGGAGCTTGGAATGACATTTGGCTGAGTGAAGGTTTTGCGACTTTCGGTGAGCATTTGGCAAATGAAAAACTGATCATGAGTAATAGTGAGTTTATGAACTACCTTTCTTCAGAAATGAATTATATTACCAGTTCATCCGGTGGAAGTGTGTATGTTTCCGATAGCAATTTGGGGAATATCAACGCTATTTTTGATAGTAGACTAAGTTATTCCAAAGGAGGTTATGTTTTGAGAATGATGAAATGGATTCTAGGAGAGGAAGCATTTTATCAAGCGATTAAAGATTATCACAATAGACCTAATTTAGCCTATAATTATGTGGTAACCAATGATTTGAAAAATTCAATTCTTCAGTCCACCGGAAAAGATTTGACAGAATTCTTCAACGACTGGATTTACGGTCAGGGATATCCAACCTATAAAATTAAGTGGAATCAAACGGCAGATAAAGTCATCCGATTTAATGTAGAACAAACCCAAAGTCATTCTTCCGTGAACTTTTTCGAACTGCCTTTGCCAATTAAAGTTACAGGAACCGGTGGAGAAACAGCGTTTTTGGTTTTGGATAATACAACCAATAATCAAAACTTTTCAAATGCATTAAATTTCAATGTCGCATCAGTTCAGTTTAATTATGAAAAGCAAATTGTGACTCGAAATTCAACCGTTATAAATGATACCGGAATTTTAGGAGTGGATGATATAACGAAAAACGAACTTAGGATCTATCCGAATCCGGTGAAGAATGAGTTGTATGTTTCAGGAACGACAAAAGATCAACCATATCAAATCATCAGCATTGAAGGACGATTGGTGAAATCAGGTGTTCTTGCTTCCAAGCAATCTCTTCAATTGAATGACCTTCCGAAAGGCGTTTATATTTTGAAGATAGAAGACCGAAATTTAAAATTCATCAAAGAATAA
- the kbl gene encoding glycine C-acetyltransferase: MISKNYLENLQNELQNIKNDGLFKTERIITSQQSAVIEANGKTLLNFCANNYLGLSNNPEVMKASQDMIESRGYGLSSVRFICGTQDIHKELEAKISKFLGLEDTILYAACFDANGGVFEPLFTDQDAIISDELNHASIIDGVRLCKATRYRYKNNNMADLEEQLIEASKINHRFKIIVTDGVFSMDGIVADLKGLCDLAEKYDCLVMVDDSHATGFIGKTGRGTHEANDVMGRVDIITSTLGKALGGALGGFTSGKKEIIDMLRQRSRPYLFSNSLAPGIVGAAIKVLDMISEDTTLRDKVMENAEYFRKEMKAKGFDIPDGDAAIVPVMLYDAPLAQKMAEKLMDEGIYVIGFFYPVVPKGKARIRVQLSAAHTREQLDKAIAAFEKVGKDLGVI, encoded by the coding sequence ATGATTTCTAAAAATTATCTGGAAAATCTTCAGAACGAACTTCAAAATATAAAAAATGATGGTTTGTTTAAAACCGAACGCATCATTACTTCACAGCAATCTGCCGTGATTGAAGCCAATGGAAAAACTCTTTTGAATTTCTGTGCGAATAACTATTTAGGATTATCTAATAATCCCGAAGTGATGAAAGCTTCCCAGGATATGATCGAAAGTCGTGGGTACGGATTATCGTCTGTCCGTTTTATTTGTGGAACTCAGGATATTCACAAGGAATTAGAAGCCAAGATTTCTAAGTTTTTAGGTTTGGAAGATACCATTTTATATGCTGCTTGTTTTGATGCAAATGGTGGCGTTTTCGAACCTTTGTTTACTGATCAGGATGCCATTATCTCTGATGAATTAAATCACGCTTCAATCATTGATGGCGTGCGTTTGTGTAAAGCAACCAGATACCGTTACAAAAATAATAATATGGCAGATTTGGAAGAGCAGTTAATTGAGGCTTCCAAAATTAATCACCGTTTTAAAATCATCGTTACCGACGGAGTTTTCTCCATGGACGGAATCGTTGCTGATCTGAAAGGACTTTGCGATTTAGCAGAAAAATATGATTGTTTGGTCATGGTTGATGATTCTCACGCTACAGGATTTATCGGGAAAACCGGTCGTGGAACTCATGAAGCAAACGATGTAATGGGTAGAGTAGATATCATCACTTCAACCTTAGGAAAAGCATTAGGCGGCGCGCTTGGCGGATTTACTTCCGGTAAAAAAGAAATCATCGATATGTTGAGACAGCGTTCCAGACCTTATTTATTCTCGAATTCATTGGCTCCGGGAATTGTTGGGGCAGCGATTAAAGTGTTGGATATGATTTCCGAGGATACGACTTTGAGGGATAAAGTAATGGAAAATGCGGAATACTTCAGAAAAGAAATGAAAGCCAAAGGTTTTGATATTCCTGACGGTGATGCAGCAATTGTTCCGGTAATGTTATACGACGCACCTTTAGCCCAAAAAATGGCGGAAAAATTAATGGATGAAGGAATTTATGTCATCGGCTTCTTTTATCCGGTTGTGCCAAAAGGAAAAGCCAGAATCAGAGTTCAACTTTCTGCGGCTCATACCAGAGAACAGTTAGACAAAGCGATTGCTGCTTTCGAAAAGGTAGGAAAAGATTTAGGAGTTATTTAA
- a CDS encoding TSUP family transporter, producing MSEVQPNNMHPLFLNLERIPVLLVGHDELILQALKQIVRNSIHCKIKIFDENSSEDLIEFSSDKSNITLFHRKMEEDDLQDFALLIISTEDHEYEEHLLQISQNKNVLINVIGKPQISDFSLVSVIKKENIKLGISSNDYSPEVQERINRIIEHSIPSDLEEFIGKLKFAYKNPLMNREDELKSLDTITADYLDQKQKHPLANSEFENLEKITKAVRRRSNIYLGIIGVMVLIGVLSYILFEFQLFPDINAFLNADNHIFYKMLAVGFVAELVVGSTGMGYGIICTTILLMLNIAPPIISASIHSAETFTSAAGSISHFRLKNVNMKLVKALAIPAIIGAIIGALSLTYFGQHYAHIVKPIISCYTLYLGINILRNAFKNNRKKKRTQKSSRNIKVLGLFGGFIDSFTGGGWGPMVTGSLLKDGRTPRYVIGSSTLSKFILTITSAITFVITIGIQHWNIVLGLLIGGIVTAPFAAMLTSRIPIKKMFVVIGILIISLSVISIVKSLT from the coding sequence ATGAGCGAAGTTCAACCTAATAATATGCATCCGTTATTCCTTAATTTGGAAAGGATTCCCGTATTATTGGTTGGACATGATGAATTGATTCTCCAAGCATTAAAACAAATCGTTCGAAATTCTATCCATTGTAAAATCAAAATTTTTGATGAAAATAGTTCAGAAGATTTAATTGAATTTTCTTCGGACAAATCCAACATTACTCTTTTCCATCGAAAAATGGAAGAAGATGATTTACAAGATTTTGCCTTGCTAATAATTTCAACTGAAGATCATGAATACGAAGAACATCTTCTTCAAATTTCTCAAAATAAAAATGTTCTGATCAATGTCATCGGGAAACCACAAATCAGTGATTTCTCTTTGGTTTCAGTCATTAAAAAAGAAAATATAAAACTGGGAATTTCATCTAATGATTATTCGCCAGAAGTTCAGGAAAGAATCAACCGAATTATCGAACACAGCATTCCATCGGACTTGGAGGAGTTTATTGGTAAATTAAAATTCGCCTATAAAAACCCTTTGATGAATCGAGAAGATGAACTGAAATCGCTCGACACGATTACGGCTGATTATCTTGATCAGAAACAAAAACATCCTCTCGCCAATTCTGAATTTGAGAATTTAGAAAAAATAACGAAAGCCGTTCGCCGTCGTTCTAATATCTATCTTGGTATTATCGGCGTCATGGTTTTAATTGGCGTTTTGTCTTATATTCTTTTTGAATTTCAATTATTCCCGGATATCAATGCATTTCTAAATGCCGACAATCATATTTTTTATAAAATGCTGGCGGTTGGTTTCGTCGCAGAACTGGTTGTCGGAAGTACGGGAATGGGTTACGGAATTATTTGCACCACGATTCTATTAATGTTGAATATTGCACCACCAATTATTAGCGCAAGTATTCACTCGGCAGAAACATTTACGTCTGCAGCGGGAAGCATCAGCCATTTCCGCTTAAAGAATGTGAATATGAAACTGGTGAAAGCCTTGGCGATTCCGGCAATTATTGGTGCGATTATCGGCGCATTATCTCTTACTTATTTTGGTCAACATTATGCGCATATTGTAAAACCAATTATTTCCTGTTACACTTTATATCTTGGAATTAATATTTTGCGGAACGCTTTCAAAAATAATAGAAAGAAAAAACGCACTCAGAAATCTAGTCGAAACATCAAAGTTTTAGGATTATTCGGCGGGTTTATCGATTCCTTTACCGGCGGCGGTTGGGGACCGATGGTTACGGGAAGTTTATTAAAGGACGGACGAACGCCAAGATACGTGATTGGAAGTTCTACCCTTTCTAAATTTATTCTGACCATTACCAGCGCAATTACTTTTGTAATAACAATCGGTATTCAGCATTGGAATATAGTTCTCGGTCTTTTAATTGGTGGAATTGTTACCGCACCTTTTGCAGCAATGCTTACGAGCAGAATTCCGATTAAGAAAATGTTTGTGGTTATTGGGATTCTTATAATTAGTTTGAGTGTTATTTCGATTGTAAAATCGTTGACTTAG
- a CDS encoding sulfate adenylyltransferase subunit 1, whose amino-acid sequence MDILRLMTAGSVDDGKSTLIGRLLYDSKSILVDQLEVLEKQSKNKNSDGIDLAILTDGLRAEREQGITIDVAYRYFSTPNRKFIIADAPGHVQYTRNMITGASNSDLMIILIDARQGVIEQTRRHSIIASLLKIKHIVIAVNKMDLVNYSEEVFENIKTDYLEIAKKLNLSNIQFFPISALDGDNIVDRSTKMPWFKENSLLEYLEQVEINKEINLEDTRFQVQFVIRPQTEELHDYRGYAGEIVSGIYKKGDRIKVLPQNIETTIIKVETGGKEVDEVFAPQPAVIHIEDDIDISRGDYFVHADQIPTVANEFEALVCWMDHKELVIGNKYFLQHRSKLIKTIIKEIDYKLDVNSLEKTPTDSVKLNEVVKVTLKTASPLVHDSFEKNKGTGSAILVDETSNSTVGAVMIL is encoded by the coding sequence ATGGATATATTACGATTAATGACGGCTGGAAGCGTTGATGATGGTAAAAGCACCTTAATTGGTCGCCTTTTATACGATAGCAAAAGTATTCTGGTCGATCAACTGGAAGTCTTGGAAAAGCAGTCTAAAAATAAAAACTCAGACGGAATTGATTTGGCGATTCTTACCGATGGATTGCGTGCAGAAAGAGAACAGGGAATTACGATTGACGTCGCCTACCGATATTTTTCAACACCGAATCGGAAATTTATTATTGCGGATGCTCCCGGTCACGTTCAATACACGAGAAACATGATTACCGGCGCGTCGAATTCTGATTTGATGATTATCCTGATCGATGCCCGACAAGGTGTGATTGAGCAAACCAGAAGACACAGTATTATCGCTTCCCTTTTAAAAATTAAACACATCGTCATTGCGGTGAATAAAATGGATTTGGTTAATTATTCAGAAGAAGTTTTTGAAAATATTAAAACCGATTATCTGGAAATTGCTAAAAAATTGAACCTCAGCAATATTCAGTTTTTCCCAATCTCTGCTTTAGATGGCGATAATATCGTCGATCGATCTACGAAAATGCCTTGGTTTAAAGAAAATTCTTTATTAGAATATTTGGAGCAAGTTGAAATCAATAAAGAAATTAATCTGGAAGACACGCGCTTTCAAGTTCAGTTTGTCATTCGTCCGCAAACCGAAGAACTGCATGATTATCGAGGTTATGCCGGCGAAATCGTAAGTGGAATTTACAAGAAAGGTGATCGTATAAAAGTGCTTCCGCAGAATATAGAAACCACGATTATTAAAGTTGAAACCGGCGGAAAAGAAGTCGATGAAGTTTTCGCACCTCAACCTGCTGTTATTCATATTGAAGATGATATCGATATTTCACGTGGTGATTATTTTGTTCATGCAGACCAAATTCCGACCGTGGCTAATGAATTTGAAGCGTTAGTTTGTTGGATGGATCATAAAGAATTAGTGATCGGGAATAAATATTTTCTGCAGCACAGAAGTAAGTTGATTAAAACGATTATCAAAGAAATTGATTATAAATTAGATGTCAATTCCTTAGAAAAAACGCCAACTGATTCTGTCAAATTGAATGAAGTCGTAAAAGTTACTTTAAAAACCGCGAGTCCTTTAGTACATGATTCTTTTGAAAAAAACAAAGGAACAGGAAGTGCGATTTTGGTCGACGAAACAAGCAATTCAACTGTTGGCGCGGTAATGATTCTATAA
- the cysD gene encoding sulfate adenylyltransferase subunit CysD → MSKYHLNDLEQLEAESIYIMREVAAQFEKPALLFSGGKDSITLVHLAMKAFAPMKIPFPLVHIDTGHNFPEALAYRDFLAKEIGAELIVRKVEDTIHKQKLTEPKGKFASRNWLQTHTLLETIEEFQFDACIGGARRDEEKARAKERFFSVRDDFGQWDPKLQRPELWKIYNGRIHKGENVRVFPISNWTELDVWNYIKKEKIQLPSIYFSHEREVLEYEGQLIAVSDFIQIDEGDVISTKTVRYRTVGDMTCTAAVESNAATLDEVVQEITASRISERGETRIDDKVTEAAMEDRKKGGYF, encoded by the coding sequence ATGTCAAAATATCATTTAAATGATCTGGAGCAATTAGAAGCGGAAAGCATTTATATCATGCGGGAAGTTGCGGCTCAGTTTGAAAAACCTGCACTATTATTCAGCGGTGGAAAAGATTCGATTACATTGGTTCATTTGGCGATGAAAGCCTTTGCGCCTATGAAAATCCCTTTTCCTTTAGTTCATATCGACACCGGTCATAATTTCCCGGAAGCCTTGGCGTACCGAGATTTTTTAGCCAAAGAAATCGGTGCAGAATTAATTGTCAGGAAAGTGGAAGATACGATTCACAAACAAAAACTGACTGAACCTAAAGGAAAGTTCGCTTCCAGAAACTGGTTGCAAACGCATACTTTATTAGAAACGATTGAAGAATTCCAATTCGATGCCTGTATTGGTGGAGCGCGACGTGACGAAGAAAAAGCCAGAGCCAAAGAACGTTTTTTTTCCGTTCGGGATGATTTCGGACAATGGGATCCAAAACTTCAAAGACCGGAATTATGGAAAATCTACAACGGACGAATTCACAAAGGTGAAAATGTTCGGGTCTTCCCTATTTCAAACTGGACGGAACTCGATGTCTGGAATTACATTAAAAAAGAGAAAATTCAATTGCCCTCTATTTATTTTTCACACGAAAGAGAAGTTTTGGAATATGAAGGTCAGTTAATTGCAGTTTCAGATTTTATTCAAATTGATGAAGGTGATGTTATTTCCACAAAAACTGTTCGATATAGAACTGTGGGAGATATGACTTGTACGGCAGCGGTAGAAAGCAATGCCGCGACTTTAGATGAAGTGGTTCAGGAAATTACCGCCTCAAGAATTTCGGAAAGAGGCGAAACCAGAATCGATGATAAAGTGACCGAAGCCGCAATGGAGGATCGTAAGAAAGGCGGATACTTCTAA
- a CDS encoding phosphoadenylyl-sulfate reductase — MFSTEEIQQIETLSLEQSLFKLCEMIPDGIVFSTSLGQEDQIITDVIFKNKLPIKVFTLDTGRLFYEHYDLLSNNNSRYKIKTEVYFPQADDVEKFVNEKGINGFFHSIENRKECCYIRKVKPLNRALQGAKVWITGLRSEQSENRHSLKMLEWDESRQLYKFNPLLHWTYDEILKYIEEHQIMDLPLHKKGFISVGCKPCTRAIEPGEDPRAGRWWWEESQKECGLHSEK; from the coding sequence ATGTTCTCAACAGAAGAAATTCAGCAAATAGAAACCCTTTCCCTAGAGCAAAGTCTGTTTAAATTGTGCGAGATGATTCCAGACGGAATTGTGTTTTCAACTTCTTTAGGACAAGAAGATCAAATCATTACCGATGTTATTTTTAAAAATAAATTACCCATAAAAGTATTTACATTGGATACGGGAAGATTATTTTACGAACATTATGACCTTCTTTCCAACAACAATTCAAGATACAAAATCAAAACAGAAGTCTATTTTCCGCAAGCAGATGATGTTGAAAAATTTGTCAATGAAAAAGGAATTAACGGCTTTTTCCATTCTATAGAAAACAGAAAAGAATGTTGCTACATCCGAAAAGTAAAACCACTCAATCGTGCTTTGCAAGGAGCAAAAGTTTGGATTACCGGTTTAAGAAGTGAACAATCTGAAAACCGACATTCTTTAAAAATGCTGGAATGGGACGAAAGCAGACAACTCTACAAATTTAATCCACTTCTCCACTGGACTTATGATGAAATTTTAAAATACATTGAGGAACATCAAATTATGGATTTGCCTCTTCATAAAAAAGGGTTCATCAGCGTTGGTTGCAAACCGTGTACAAGAGCAATTGAACCCGGTGAAGATCCGCGTGCCGGAAGATGGTGGTGGGAAGAATCTCAGAAAGAATGCGGTCTTCATTCAGAAAAATAA
- a CDS encoding RrF2 family transcriptional regulator, whose translation MLSKKSQYAFRALSYLVGKKNEGPVLISDIASEKKIPVKFLENILLELKKAEILDSKKGKGGGYFLNTDPAKVSLARIIRLVNGPIAMIPCVSLNFHEQCLNCNQEHCGLHDVLIEVRDASLAILEKKTLLDIVD comes from the coding sequence ATGCTATCAAAAAAATCACAATACGCTTTCAGAGCCCTTTCTTACCTCGTCGGTAAAAAAAATGAGGGACCTGTTTTGATTTCAGATATTGCGAGTGAGAAAAAAATTCCCGTCAAATTTCTAGAAAATATTTTGCTTGAATTAAAAAAAGCCGAAATTCTCGACAGCAAAAAAGGAAAAGGTGGCGGCTATTTTTTAAACACCGATCCGGCAAAGGTTTCACTGGCTAGAATAATTCGTTTGGTGAATGGTCCTATCGCCATGATTCCGTGTGTGAGTCTTAATTTTCATGAACAATGTCTAAATTGCAATCAGGAACATTGTGGTTTACATGATGTCCTGATCGAAGTTCGCGATGCCTCTTTAGCGATTTTAGAAAAGAAGACTTTGCTCGATATAGTAGATTAA
- a CDS encoding DUF4268 domain-containing protein has protein sequence MFSKEEAQKLRKEFWIAFGKSFPRKWILYNTKIKDFSFKFNADAKKAEVSLDIEINDELFRNAYFEKMWSLESILEEELGEIHKDEFYTLENGKVISRFWITKENVSIYNKNTWQEIFEFFVEKMEAFERVYFEYEDFIKDI, from the coding sequence ATGTTTAGCAAAGAAGAAGCACAAAAATTAAGAAAAGAGTTCTGGATCGCCTTTGGAAAAAGCTTTCCGCGAAAATGGATTTTATACAATACAAAAATTAAAGATTTCTCCTTTAAATTTAATGCAGATGCTAAAAAAGCCGAGGTTTCTTTAGATATAGAAATTAATGATGAACTCTTTCGTAATGCTTATTTCGAGAAGATGTGGTCGCTGGAATCCATCTTGGAAGAAGAATTAGGCGAGATTCATAAAGATGAATTCTATACTTTAGAAAACGGAAAAGTGATTTCCCGATTTTGGATTACGAAAGAAAATGTTTCTATTTATAACAAAAATACTTGGCAAGAAATTTTCGAGTTTTTTGTAGAAAAAATGGAGGCCTTCGAACGGGTTTATTTTGAATACGAGGATTTTATAAAAGATATTTAA
- the gldG gene encoding gliding motility-associated ABC transporter substrate-binding protein GldG: MNKKTTIYLVLLVVLLAGVFGLFSMRFDLTQEKRYTLSDSTIKVLQSVKKPLHVDVYLDGDFPASFRQLQNETKFLLQEFRKVNLKIDYRFIDPIKTKMSKDTLAAMGIEPSILPDMKDGKISEIVMFPYASVKYNSIGTSVPLIINQTGIDASQQLTRSIENLEYNFVSNIKRITQDQKKNIGILINQDELRPDEFSGFMEMALQNYNAGPIIPKNQAELTYEDVPQLQHMDALVIAKPRKPFTENEKLILDQYIMKGGKTLWMIDAVNAEMDTLYRSKKIMAYPIETGLTDFFFNYGIRLNAGLVKDMKKSALIRIVSGEVAGNPQYSSFLWPYFPLGVAEDKNPITKNINPVKFEFPTSIDTLGRKNIKTKVLFKSSERTNIKQVPNYVALAEIVSTDSLGIFDQPTTPKIFAVSLEGKFNSAYATRSERKIYPNFKAQSPENKMVIIADGDVGRNQIYKGNPLPLGEDLLTKQAYGNEQFLRNALDFLLDDSNLMELRNRNIEARLLDRQRIDEEKNEWQWFILLLPLAIIGALGGIFYWWRKRKFAK, from the coding sequence ATGAACAAAAAAACCACTATATATCTTGTCCTTCTCGTTGTTTTATTAGCGGGCGTTTTTGGTCTGTTTTCGATGCGTTTTGATTTGACTCAGGAAAAAAGATATACCCTTTCTGATTCAACCATCAAAGTCTTGCAATCTGTGAAAAAACCTTTACACGTCGACGTTTATTTGGATGGTGATTTCCCTGCCAGTTTCCGGCAGCTTCAAAATGAAACCAAATTTTTACTGCAGGAATTCCGAAAAGTAAATCTTAAAATAGATTACCGTTTTATCGATCCAATCAAGACCAAAATGTCCAAAGATACTTTGGCTGCGATGGGCATTGAACCCTCCATTTTACCGGATATGAAAGACGGGAAAATATCGGAGATCGTTATGTTTCCTTATGCTTCTGTAAAATATAATTCAATCGGAACTTCCGTGCCTTTGATCATTAATCAGACAGGAATTGATGCTTCACAGCAATTAACGAGATCAATCGAAAATCTGGAATATAATTTCGTTTCGAATATTAAAAGAATCACGCAGGACCAGAAAAAAAATATTGGGATTCTTATCAATCAGGATGAGCTTCGACCTGATGAGTTTAGTGGTTTCATGGAAATGGCATTGCAGAATTACAACGCCGGTCCCATTATTCCTAAAAATCAAGCGGAACTGACTTACGAAGATGTGCCCCAGCTTCAACATATGGACGCTTTGGTAATCGCAAAACCAAGAAAACCATTCACCGAAAATGAAAAGTTGATCCTGGACCAATACATTATGAAAGGCGGGAAAACCCTTTGGATGATTGATGCGGTAAATGCAGAAATGGACACGCTGTATCGTTCTAAAAAAATAATGGCTTATCCCATAGAAACAGGATTAACCGATTTCTTTTTTAATTATGGAATTCGATTAAATGCTGGTTTAGTAAAGGATATGAAGAAGTCTGCACTCATCCGAATCGTATCTGGAGAAGTTGCCGGAAATCCTCAATACAGCAGTTTTCTGTGGCCGTATTTTCCTTTGGGAGTTGCAGAAGATAAAAATCCTATCACCAAAAATATTAATCCAGTTAAATTTGAATTTCCGACTTCAATTGATACTTTAGGAAGAAAAAATATTAAGACCAAAGTTTTATTTAAATCCAGCGAAAGGACGAATATTAAGCAAGTTCCGAATTACGTTGCTCTGGCGGAAATCGTGAGTACGGATTCACTGGGAATTTTTGACCAACCTACGACTCCAAAGATCTTTGCGGTAAGTCTGGAAGGAAAATTCAATTCTGCCTATGCAACCCGAAGCGAACGTAAGATCTATCCAAATTTCAAAGCCCAAAGCCCTGAGAACAAAATGGTGATTATCGCTGACGGTGATGTAGGCCGCAATCAGATTTATAAGGGAAACCCTCTCCCACTCGGCGAAGACCTTTTGACCAAACAAGCGTATGGAAATGAACAATTCTTAAGAAATGCACTCGATTTTCTGTTAGATGATTCTAATTTAATGGAGCTCCGAAACCGTAATATCGAAGCCAGACTGTTGGACCGACAAAGAATTGATGAAGAGAAAAACGAGTGGCAATGGTTTATTTTATTGCTTCCGCTCGCAATTATCGGAGCATTGGGCGGTATTTTCTACTGGTGGAGAAAAAGGAAATTTGCTAAATAA
- a CDS encoding ABC transporter permease subunit, producing the protein MIAIFKKELWTYFGNWSAWFIIGAFSLIASLFLFFFENDSNIFDIGSASLQSYFTLVPWLLMFIMPAVSMKTLAEEQQSGTLSWLFSQPIKISEIIIGKFLAVWVVGILCLLPSLIYLYTVYVLGIPEGNIDLGATFGSYFGLLFVTAAFSAVGILASSLSQNQIMAYLLGVFMSFFLYFGIEQLASYKLLGGLDYALSTLGFYQHFLAFSRGLIDTRDLFYFLLVIGICLFLAKVFVEKKK; encoded by the coding sequence ATGATTGCAATATTTAAAAAAGAATTGTGGACTTATTTCGGTAACTGGAGTGCCTGGTTTATTATTGGTGCATTCAGTTTAATTGCAAGCCTTTTCTTATTTTTCTTTGAAAATGATTCGAATATATTTGATATTGGATCCGCAAGTTTACAGAGTTACTTTACGCTCGTGCCTTGGTTATTGATGTTTATTATGCCGGCAGTTTCTATGAAAACGCTGGCCGAAGAACAACAATCAGGAACACTAAGCTGGTTGTTTTCCCAACCTATTAAAATTTCAGAAATCATCATCGGAAAATTTTTAGCCGTTTGGGTAGTTGGAATTTTGTGTTTACTGCCTTCGCTGATTTACCTTTACACGGTTTACGTCTTGGGTATTCCGGAAGGGAATATTGATTTGGGAGCCACTTTCGGGAGTTATTTTGGACTTTTGTTTGTAACCGCAGCATTTTCCGCTGTAGGAATCTTGGCGTCTTCCCTTTCTCAAAACCAAATTATGGCGTATTTACTTGGAGTATTTATGTCTTTCTTTTTATATTTTGGGATTGAGCAACTTGCAAGCTATAAATTGCTGGGCGGTCTAGATTACGCGCTTTCAACGCTGGGATTTTATCAACATTTTCTGGCATTTTCCCGAGGATTAATTGATACCCGCGACCTGTTTTATTTTCTGTTGGTGATCGGAATTTGTTTATTTCTGGCCAAAGTTTTTGTTGAAAAGAAAAAGTAA